The following is a genomic window from Dermatophilaceae bacterium Soc4.6.
CCTCGACGCCGAGCGCGCTTACGCCCGAGCCCTGCTCGCGCGCCTCCTCCCGGCCTGACGCGGATGGGCGCTGCCCTCGGGCTCGGCTGCGCCGTCGCGGCCTCCCTGGCATACGGGGTCGCCGCGGTGCTCGAGTCGATCGCCGCCGGCGAGACGCGCCGCAGCGCGGGGCTCGACCCACGGCTGCTCGGCCGACTCGCGCGGTCCTGGCGCTACGTGCTCGGGCTGACCCTCGACGGCCTCGCCTTCGTGCTGTGGCTGCTCGCTCTGCGCAGCCTGCCGCTGTTCCTGGTGGAGGTCGTCATCGCCGGGTCGCTGGCCGTCACGGCGGTCGCCAGCGCGGTCCTGCAGCGCACGAGGCTCAGCCGCCCGGCGGTGGTCTCCCTCGCGGTGGTGCTCGTCGGTCTGGTGCTCGTGGCGCTCTCGGCCCGCGAGGGAGCCGCCTCAGCCGTGGGCCCGGCCGTGGAGTGGGGGCTGCTGGCGGTCACCCTGGTGCTGACCGGGCTCGCGGTGCTCGCCGGTCGCGTGCCCGGCGCCCGTGGTGTCGCGGCGCTGTCGGTCGTCGCCGGCCTGGCCTTCGGCGCCACCTCGATCGCCGGCCGGCTGCTCCCCACCCCGGCCGACGGCCACGGTGTGTGGCTCCTGCTCACGCACCCCGCACTGTGGGCGCTCGCGCTCTCCGGTCTGGTGGCTCTGCTCGCCTACTCCACCGCGCTGCAACGAGGCGCGGTCACCCAGGCCACGGCCCCCCTGCTCATCGGCGAGACCCTCGTGCCCGCGGTCGTCGGGATCGCCCTGCTGGGGGACCGCACCCGTGACGGCTTCGGGCCGGTCGCGGTCGTGGGCTTCGTGCTCGCCCTCGCCGGGGCGCTCGCCCTCGCCCGGCTGGCGCAAGAGCCGACGCCGGCATCCCCGGGGGACCGCATCCTGTCCGGCTAGGGCCAATCTGTGCGAAGGCTGGGATCACGCCCAACAGGTCGAGGGGTGTCACGACGGGCGTCAGACGGCACGTCGTCCCACCCTCGACCGTCGCCCCGGAGCTGGCTAGCCCGTGAACCCCCGCAAACTGCCCATAGCCCGCGCCGCCGAGCCGACCTCCCGCTATAGGCTGAGGCCACAAGCACACTCGATCGAGGGGCAGGCGCTCGTGCCGTCAGACATCACCACGTGGCCGACGCTGACTGACCTCGAGGCGCAGGAGGAGCGGCTGTGGCTCCCCGCCCTGACGGAGGACGACGCCTACGCGCTGGGCACGTCGGCAGCCGAGTCGGCCAGGGAGCGGGGGCTGCCGATCTCGATCGGGTTGTGGCGCGGCGAGCACCAGCTCTTCCACTGCGGGCTCCCCGGGTCGACCAGGGACAACGACGAGTGGCTGCGGCGCAAGGGCCGGGTCGTCCTGCGGTTCGAGCGCTCCTCGCTGTCGATGGCGCGCCTGTGCCACGACCAGGGCATCACCCTGGCCGAGCGCTTCGCCCTGCCCGCCGACGACTACGCCGCGGCCGGGGGGGCGATCCCGCTACGGGTCCGCGGGGTCGGGGTCGTGGGCTGGTTCGGGGTCTCTGGGCTTCCCCAGCTGGAGGACCACCAGTTCGTCGTGGGGGTGCTGCTCCGCCACCTCGGAGGCGCTGCCTGAGACCTCGGGCCAGCGCCTCTCGATGGTCAGCCCAGCCAGCGGTCGAGGATCGCGGCGGCGTCACCGGCCGACGACAGCTCGGCCTGACGGGCCCCCGTGCGACGGGCCAGCTCGACGGCCTCGTCGGAGTCGTCGGCGGGCGAGAGGATGAGCAGCTCGGGGAGCCGCAGGGCTGCGGGGACGGCGTCCTGCTCGTCGGTCGAGCGACAGTCGGAGAGCAGGACGACGACCTTGCGCTGCGCCCGGGACGAGCGCAGCTGCTCGGCGGCCGCCACCAGCGCGCCGGCCAGGCCGGTCACGCCGTGCCCCCGCAGCCGCAGCACCCGGTCGACCGTCGTGGTCGGCGACGTGGGCTCGTCGAGGCGCTTGAGCACGACCGAGTCACGGGCGAAGGCGATGACGGCGTGCTCGTCGCGAGCGCGGAGAGCGCACGCGGCAGCCGTGACCGCGGCCGTGGCGAGGCGGTCACCCGACATCGAGCCCGAGCGGTCGACCACCACGACCAGGGCCAACCCGGGGCGGCCCCAGTCGCGGGCGACGAGGTCGTCGAGGGACGCCGGACGACGCTCGGCGCGGGCCGCGGCGATCGCGTCCATGGACCGGTCGATGTCGAGGTCGCCCCCGCGCGAGGCGGGGACCTCGCGCGGGCGGGCGGCGCCGCTGCGGGTGGAGCGGCCCGAGCGCACCCGGTCGAGCACCAGCAGCGGGGCCAGCCGACGAGCCGCCGCGCGCAGGGCCTCGTCGGTCGCGTTGGTCAGGTCGGCGAGCAGCACGAGGGTGCCGTCCGGGTCCTGCGCCATCGCGGCATCGAGGGCGTCACGGTCGAGCACCCCCACCTGCGGCGAGACCTCGGCGAAAGCCGGGTGCTGCGAGAGCTGGGCCCGACCGGTGGTGCGCAGGTCGGGAGCGCCGGCCTTGGGGTTCGGCCGTCGCGGGGGGCCCGCCGGCGGCGGGCTCAGGCTTCCCCCGAGCCACCACCTCGCTCGGTGTCCGATGGGTCACCCTCGTCGTCGGGGTCGGGCTGACGGCCGAAGTGCTCGACCCAGAGCGCCGTGATGACCTCCTCCGCGGTGCGGGTGCAGGCCTCCCCCAGCCGGATCCGCCCCGACAGGGCCACCAGGGCCGCGTCGAGCCCGGCCTGCCAGTCGGTGGGCGCGACGCCTCGGCGCCGGGCCAGCTCGCTGCTGATCCCCACGACGTCGATGGCGCCCCGCACCGAGGAGCCGACCCGGATGTCGTGGTGCGAGCGGGTTGCCCGCACCAGCGCGACGATGGCGGCCCGATGGTCGGCGGGGATCTCGACCCCCGCCAGCGCCGTGATGTCGTGCTCGTCCTGCGCCGACTGGTAGCCCATGACGATGCGGCAGGTGCGGTCGTGGACAGCGCCCGAGATGCGCGCCGTGCCGACGGTGTCGTAGGGGTTCATCGCGGCGACCAGCCGGAAGCCGTCATGGGCGGCGACCCGGCCGAGCCTCGGCACGTTGAGCTCGCGCTCCGACATCACCGTGAGCAGCACGTTCAGCGTCTCCTCGGGCACGCGGTTGAGCTCCTCGACGTAGAGCAGCCCACCGTCGCGCATGGCCTCGAGCAGCGGGCCGTCGACGAAGACCTCGGGCCGGTAGCCGCGCTCGAGCACGAGGGCCGGGTCGAAGTGCCCGACCAGCCGCGCGGGCGTGAGCTCGGCGTTGCCCTCGACGAGCTCGAAGGTGCTCTCCCGGTCTGCGGCCACCCGGCGCAGCAGCGTCGACTTGCCGGTGCCGGGCGGGCCCTCGAGCACGACGTGGGCGCCGCTGGCGAGTGCTGCCTCGAGCAGCTCGACCTCACGACCCCGGCCGACCACCTGGCCGGCCGGGGTGCGAGCAGAGGGACGGTCTGCAGTCGCGGTCACGGGTGCTCGTGCACCACGACCCCACGCACGTTCTTGCCGGCGAGCAGGTCGTCGTAGCCCTCCTGCACCTGGTCGAGCGTGTAGGTGCGCGTGATGATCTCGTCGAGCTTGAGGTCACCGCTCTGGTAGAGCGAGAGGATGCGCGGGATGTCGACCGTCGGGTTGCAGTCGCCGAAGAGGCTGCCCTTGATGCTCTTGCGGTAGAGGGTGAGGATCGTGCCGGGCAGCTCGATGTTCTGCTCCATCAGCTTGTTGAGCCCGGTGAGCACCACCGTGCCGCCCTTGCCGACGGCGTGGAAGCCGCCCGTCACGATCTCCGACGTCATCAGCCCGGGGGTGAGGATGGCCGAGTCGGCCATCTGACCGCGGGTCATGTCGGTGAGCGCGGCCATGGCCTCGTCGGTGCTGGCGAAGGCGTGGGTCGCCCCGAGCTCCATCGCCTTCTCGCGCTTGTTCTCCAGCGGGTCGATGGCGATGACGTTCTTGGCCCCGGCGTAGCGCGCGCCCTGCACGGCGTTGATGCCGATGCCGCCGATGCCGACGACGAGGACGGTGTCGCCGGCGCGCACGTTGGCCGTGTTGACGGCCGCGCCCCACCCGGTGGGCACGCCGCAGCCGACGAGCACGGCCTTCTCCAGGGGCAGGTCGTCGTCGACCTTGACCGCCGAGGTCTGGTGGATCACGCCGTACTGGCTGAAGGTGCCGAGCATGCACATGGCGCCGTACTGGCCCCGGGGACCGCTGATCGGCCAGCGGTCGCCGGGCAGGTTGCCCTCGAGGATCGATGCGCCCATGTCGCAGATCGACTGGCGCCCGGTGGCGCAGTAGCGGCAGGAGCCGCAGTTGGGGATGAAGGAGCAGACGACGTGGTCGCCGACCTTGACCCGGGTCACCCCGGGGCCGACCTCCTCGATGATGCCCGCACCCTCGTGACCGAGGACCATCGGCAGACGGGCCTCGAGGTCGCCGTGGGCGACGTGGACGTCGCTGTGGCACAGACCAGCGTGGGTGTAGCGGATGAGGACCTCACCCTCGCGGGGTCCGTCGAGGTCGAGCTCCTCGATCTCGATCTTCTTTCCGGCTTCGTAGACGACAGCTGCCTTGGTCTTCACGCGCGCGACTCCTTTGTCAGGCCGAGGGGACCGGGCACGCGCCCGGTCTCCTCGAGACTAGGAAAGCCGGACCGCTTGGGCACCCCCCATTCGGACAGGTGGCCGCCACGACTTGTCGGACGGGTCGGCCCAGGGCCTGGCGTAAACTGGGGGCCAGCGCAGAGTGGCGTGCCCATCGACCGCACCCGCTCTCCCACGAAGGCGTCCGTGAACCCCCCGCTGTCCGCTGCCCCCACCTGCGTCCGACAGGCCTCCCGCCCCGTCGTCGTCGCGGCCGCGCCCCCTGCCCGCACCACCCCCGACGGGCCGTCGCGCGACCGCGTGGGTCTCAGGCTCCTGCTGATCCTGGCGTTGCTCAACGCCGCCGGGCCCCTGTCGATCGACACCTACCTGTCGGCCTTCCCGCGGATGGCCCGCGACCTCGGGACGACGGCCACCTCGATCCAGCTCACCCTCACCACCTTCATGCTCGGGATCGGTGTCGGCCACCTGGTCATCGGCGCGCTCTCCGACCGGTGGGGCCGCCGGGGGCCGCTGCTCGCCTCGGTCGTCGTCTTCGGTGTGGCCGGCGCCCTGTGCGCGGTCGCCCCCTCGGTCGCCGTCCTCGTCGCCCTGCGCTTCCTGCAGGGCTTCGCCGGGTCGGCTGGGATGGTCATCGGCCGGGCCGTCGTGGCCGACTCGGTCCGGGGTCGGGCAGCCGTGCAGGCCTACAGCCTCCTGTCGATGGTGGGGGCGCTCGCCCCCGTGGTCGCCCCGGTGCTGGGGGCGTCGCTGCTGCCCGTGCTCGGCTGGCGGGGCCTGTTCTGGGGTCTGGTCGGGGTGGGCGCCCTCATGCTCCTCGCGGTCATGCTCGGTGTGCGCGAGACCCTGTCGTCCGACCGGCGCACGACGGGTGGGCTCCGCGAGACGGGACGCGTCGCCCGCGAGGTGCTCTCCTCCCGGCCCTTCCGCGGCTACACCGGGGCGGTGGTGCTGTCCTTCGGCGCGCTCTTCGCCTACGTCTCCGCGTCGCCGTTCGTGGTGCAAGGTGTGCTGGGGCTCACGCCCGGGCAGTATGCTGCCGACTTCGCCGTCAACTCGACCGCGCTGGTCATCGTTGGTGGGCTCAACGCCCGCCTCGTGCTGCACGTGCGCGCAACCCGGCTGCTGACGATCGGGCTTGTCACCCTGGCCGCGGCCGCCCTCGCCCTGCTGGGCCTGGCCGCCGCCGGCTCGACCTCGACCGGGGTCGTGCTGCCGCTGCTCTTCGTCGTCATGGCCGCGACCGCGCTCGTCTTCGCCAACGGTGTCGCGCTGGCCATGGGCAGCGTCACCACCGGCCTCGGCACCGCGTCCGCGGTCATCGGGTCGGCGCAGTTCGGCGTCGGTGCCCTCGTGTCCCCGCTCGTGGGGCTGGGCGGCGCCGACACGGCGCTGCCGATGGCGCTCGTGATGTGCGCCTGCGCCGGTGGTGCGCTGCTCAGCCTGCGCCAGACCCGCACGGCGGGGCGTCGCGGCCTCAGGCGATGACGGCGGTCAGCTCGAGGTTGATGCCGTCGGGGTCCTGGATCGACAGGATCGAGGTGCCCGAGCCGCCGAGGTCGATGACCTCGCCGTGCTCGATGCCGGCCTCATCCAGTGCTTCGGCTGCAGCGACCAGCACCCTGCGCGACTCGACGGTGAAGCTCACGTGGTCGAGGCCAGTGCGGTCGGCGTCGAAGCGGTCGCGGCCGACGGGACGCAGACCGAAGAGCGTGCCGCCGGGCATCTGGTAGACCACCCCGCCGTAGAAGCGCTGCGGGTCGCCCTCGACCCCGTCCTCACCGGAGTGCTCGCGGGCGTCGATGGCGACAGGCCACCCGAAGAGGTCGTCGTAGAAGGCCTTCGAGCGCTCGATGTCGGTGACGTTGAGACGCACGTGGGCGTAGGCGGTGCTGGTGACGAGCGGCATGCTCGGTCCTCCTGGGTCGGTGCGGGACGGGCGGGGTGAAGCGCTCCCTCAGGCCTTCTTGGGCGGCCGGGGGAAGAAGAAGCTCGTGCGCTCCATGTACTCCCGGTACCCCGGACGCTTCGACATCTCCCGCTCGAGGTGCCTGCCGCCGCTGCCGAAGACGAGGAAGTAGGTCATGACGACCGGGGACAGCACGGTCAGCACCCCGGGCCAGGCGCTGGCCGAGATGGCGAAGAGGCCCCACCAGGTGGAGGAGTCTCCGAAGTAGTTGGGGTGGCGCGTCCAGCCCCAGAGGCCGCGGTCCATGACCTTGCCCTTGTTGGAGGAGTCGGCCTTGAAGGCCGCGAGCTGGGCGTCGCCGACCGACTCGAAGGAGACCCCCAGCACCCACAGCAGGATGCCTAGGACGACGGCCCACGCGGCACCGCCACCGGCAGCGGCCGAGACCTGCAGCGGCAGCGAGACGAACCAGACCAGGAACCCCTGCAGGGCGTAGACCTTCAGGATGACGAAGAAGGTGGACTTGCCCTCCTTCATCCTGGCGTAGCGCGGGTCCTCGGGCTTGCCCTTGTTCTTGCGACCGATGTGCCACGCCAGCCGCCCGCCCCAGACGGCGACGAGCACCAGCAGCAACAGTCGGCGCCACCCCGTGCCCTGCCCGACGAGGGCGCTGACCAGGGCGACCGTGACGAAGGCCAGACCCCAGGTGACGTCGACCACGCTGACCTTGCCGGCCTTCGCCCCGACCAGACCGGTGATGGTCATGACGACGGCGACGGCGAGCACGGAGACACCGCTCACGAGGAGGAAGTTGCTGACCGAGAAGTCCATGGGCTCAGTCTCGCAGTCGCCTCGACCTAGCGGGACCAGGACGCGGGCCGCACCCACGCCAGGTCGTTGTGACCCCGCGAGTCGTTCCTCACGGCGAGGATCTGGTCGACCCCCATGCGGCCGTCACGGAAGGCCATCATGCTGCCGACGAGGTAGAGGCGCCACACGCGGGCGACCTCCTCGCCGACCATGCCGACGGCCTCGTCCCAGTTGGCCTCGAAGGTCTCGTGCCACGCCGCGATGGTGCGCACGTAGTGCTCACGCATCATGTGCACGTCGCGCACCTCGAGACCGCCGCGCTCGATGAGGTCGACCGTCTCGCCGACGGGACGCATGGTCATGTCGGGGGCGATGAACGACTCGATGAAGGGGCCGCCACCCGAGTGCCGGCCCCGACGCGACATCTGCTGCACGAGCACCCGGCCGCCGTCGACGACGTTGCGCCGCAGCACCTCGACGTAGGTCGCGTAGTTCTTCTCGCCGACGTGCTCGCCCATCTCGAGCGACGCGACCGCGCCGAAGCCGCCGTCATGCACGTCGCGGTAGTCCTGCAGCCGGATCTGCACCCGGTCCTCCAGCCCACGCTCGCGGATCCGGTTGTCGATGAAGGCCTTCTGCTCCTTGGCGATGGTCACCCCCGTGACCTGCGCGCCGAAGTGCTCGGCGGCATACAGGCTGAGGGAGCCCCAGCCGCAGCCGACGTCGAGGAAACGCATGCCGGGCTCGAGCCCGATCTTGCGGCAGACCAGGTCGAGCTTGTCGCGCTGCGCGTCCTCCACGCCGTACGCCGCGTCGTCAGAGGTCCAGTAGGCGCTGGAGTAGGCCATGTGCGGGTCGAGGATCAGCGAGTAGAAGTCGTTGCTGAGGTCGTAGTGGTGGTGGATGGCCTGCCGGTCACGCAGGGCCGAGTGCAGGCGGCCGGTGATCTTGGCCTGGCTGCCGGGGGCCGCCGGCGGGGTGCCGAGGGCACCGACCTCCCTGGCCGTGCGCACCACCGAGGCGATGAGTCCCGGGGTGGGGCGGATGCCGGTGAGGCCGCGCTGCGCAGAGACGTCCCACACGTGGGTGAGGGCGGCGCCGAGGTCGCCCTCGACGTCGATCTCGCCCGTGACGTAGGCCTGGGCCGCGCCCAGCTCACCCGGGTGCCAGATGAGCCGGCGCAGGGCGTCGGGTGAGCGCAGCACCACGTGCGGGGCGTCGTCGGGGCCGGCGGTGGAGCCGTCCCAGGCGGTGAGGTGCACCGGCAGCTCGCCACCGGCGATCGGCGCGAGCGCCCGCGCCAGGATGCCGGCCACACCATCCGCGGTGGCGGCCCGGGTCGTCGAGGGCGCAGCGGGGGCCTGCGTGTCGGTCACGGACATGGCGGGTCAGGCCGTCGGGTCGTCGGAGGAGGTCGGCCGCTCGAGGAGGATCTGCTGCACGTCGAGGTAGCCGCTGAGGAAGCCCCCGCGCGAGTACTCGAGGTAGAAGTGCCACATGCGGCGGAAGACGTCGTCGAAGCCGAGACCGGCCACGCGCTCCGCGTGCTCCTGGAACTTCTCGTCCCACAGCCGCAGGCTGTGCGCGTAGTGCTGCCCCAACGTGAGCCGGTCGGTGACCCGCAGGGTCGTGTGGTCGCGCGTGAGGTCGACGATCGCGGTCGTCGAGGGCAGGAAGCCACCGGGGAAGATGTACTTGTGGATCCACGTGTAGGTCGTCGTGGTCGCGAGCATCCGGTCGTGCGGCATCGTGATGGCCTGGATGGCCACCTTCCCACCGGGAGCGAGCAGCCGGTCGATGGTCTCGAAGTAGGTCTGCCAGTACTCGTGGCCGACGGCCTCGATCATCTCGACGGAGACGATGGCGTCGTACTCCCCGTCGACCGCGCGGTAGTCGAGCAGGTCGATCTGCACCCGGTCGGCGTAGCCGGCCTCGGTGACGCGGGTCGTGGCCAGGGCCTGCTGCTCGCTCGACAGCGTGACGCTGCGGACGGTGGCGCCGCGGGCGGCGGCCCGCATGCAGAGCTCGCCCCAGCCGGTGCCGATCTCGAGGACGCGGGAGCCCTCGCGGACTCCTGCCAGGTCGAGCAGGCGGTCGATCTTGCGCTGCTGGGCCGCGGCGAGGTCACTCCAGACGGGCATGACCTCGGGGCGGTCGGCGACGACGGCGTGCTCGGTGCCCTCGGGACGGACGGCGTAGCGGGGAGAGTCGAAGAGGGCCGACGAGTAGGTCATCGTCGAGTCGAGGAAGGTCTCGAACAGGTCGTTCGACAGGTCGTAGTGCCGCGAGATGTTGGAGCGGGTGTTGGCCTCGCTGTTCTTCTCGGCGTGGGGCTGGTGCGCGACGTAGAACGCGCGCAGCCTCTGCAGGGGCACGGGGACGAGGCTGCCCATCTCCTCGGCGAGGACGGCGAGGAAGCCACCGAGGTCGGGTGACTCCCAGTCGCCGGCCATGTAGGACTCGCCGAAGCCGATGAGGCCCCCGGCGCCGACCCGACCGTAGAAGCGCTGCGGGTGCAGCAGCTGCATCGTCGGCGCCGTCGCGTCGTGCCCGGCCCCGCCGAAGGTCGAGCCGTCGGGCAGCTCGACCCGGATCGGGAAGCGGGCGGCGATGCGGGTGAACAGCTGGGCCGCGATGCGCGCGTGCACCCGCCGCTTGAGCGGGCTGGGCGGCGTCAGCAGGTCGGGCCATGCTGCGGGGTCGATGGACGGGATGGTGAGAACGGGGACGACGGTGGTCACTGGACTGCCTCCTGACGGTGGGACGGGCGAGGTCGGACCGGGAGCCGGCGCAACCACAGGACGATGCCGTGAGCCTTGATCTTGGCCATGACGACCAGGGGCTCGAGCGGGCGGGTGAGCGAGATGTGAAGCAGTCGGGCTGTGGTCACGTCGTGCGCGCGACCGGACATGACGGCGACGAAGGGTGGCCGACCCTCGCGCTGGAGGACGACGCTGGTGCGCAGGCTCTCACCCGGCTCGGGCAGGACGAGGTCGTAGTGCCCGTCGACGTCGTTGAAGGGGCTGACGTAGAGCGCCTTGTCGGCGCGGGCCCGGCCGTGGTCGTCGGTGCGCACGAGGTAGGCGTGCCGGTCGCCGTAGGTGTTCTGCACCTCGACGACGACGCACTCGAGCCCGCCGTCGAGGCGGTGGCACCAGTAGAGCGAGATCGGGTTGAAGACGTAGCCGCCGACCCGGGCCTGCGCGAGCATGACGACCCGCCCACCGTGCAGGTCGACCCCGTTGACGTCGAGGAAGGCGTCGACCTTCTGGCGCAGGGTGCCGGGGGCGTCCCGGTCGAGGTGGTCTCCGGCCTCGAAGGACGCGAGGCGGGCGAGGCGGCCGAGGTCGGGCAGGGCGTCGAGGTCGACGAGCCAGGTGTAGCTGCGCAGGGTGAAGTCGTGCTTCACCGGCTCGCGGCGGATGTGTCGGACGGTCGTCGCATACAGCCGTGGGGTGGCCGGGCCGCCGGCGCGCGGGGGCGAGGCCTGACGGACCGGGCTCGCGGTGCTCATGCCGGGGCCAGCTCGGGCTGCGGGACCCGCGTCCGGGGCCGGTCCCAGGAGCCGCCGAGGTGTTCGGCCGCCCGTAGGCCCGACAGGGCACCGTCCTCGTGGAAGCCCCAGCCGTGGTAGGCCCCGGCGAAGGCGATGCGGGCGGTGTTGATGGTCGGCAGGAGCCGTTGGGCCGCGATCGACTCGGGGGTGTAGATCGGGTGCTCGTAGTGCATGGTGTCGATGACGGTGGCCGGGTCGACGAGGTCCTCGCCGCCGAGGGTGACGATGAAGCGGCGGTCGGTGACCATCGGACCGGTCTCGTCGAGTCGCTGGAGCCGGGTCATGTCGTAGGACACGAGCACCCGACCACTCTCGGTGCCGGCGGGGCGCCGCCAGTAGTTCCACGAGGCGCGGGCCGCGAGGCTGCGGGGGAGGACCGACTCGTCCGTGTGCAGCTGGGCGACGTTGGCGCTGTAGGGCATCGCCGTCAGGACCGCACGCTGGCCGGCGGTCGGGTCGGCGAGCATACCGAGGGCTGCGGAGGGGTGCGTGGCGATGACGACGGCGTCGACGGTGAGCTCACCCGTCGCGGTCTCGAGCACGACGCCGTCGGGCGTCTCGCGCACCGAGGTGACCGGCGACGACAGACGGATCTCGTCGATGCCGGCGGCGACCTTCTCGACGTAGCGGGCCGAGCCGCCCACCACGGTGCGCCAGGTGGGCGAGCCGAAGACGGTGAGCATGCCGTGGTGGTCGAGGAAGCTGAAGAGGTACCGCGCGGGGTACTGCAGGGACACGGCCGGGTCGCAGGACCAGACGGCGGCGACGACCGGCTCGAGGAAGTTCGTGCGGAAGTAGCCGGTGAAGCCCACCCGGTCGGCGAAGGCGCCGAGGGTCTCGTCGGATCCGCTGGCGGACTCGGGCCGGGCCAGCACCCGGGTGGCCTCGCGGTGGAACTTCTTGACCTCGAGCAGCATCCGCAGGTAGGACGGGTTGGCCAGGTTGCGCCGGTGCGGGAAGAGGCCGCGGGCCTTGCGCGCCCCGGCGTACTCCAGGCGGGCCTCGTCATTGCGGATCGACATGCTCATGTCGGAGTCCTGGGTGGCGACGCCGAGCTCGGCGAACAGGCGCAGCAGCGTCGGGTAGGTGCGGTCGTTGTGCACGATGAAGCCGGTGTCCACCTGCACGACGCGGTCGCCGAGGTCGACCTCGTGGGTGTCGGCGTGGCCCCCCAGCCGGCCGGCGGCCTCGAGCAGCACGACGTGCGCCTCGCGGGACAGCACGTGCGCCGCCACGAGACCGGCGACTCCGCTGCCGATGACGGCGACGCGGCGGGGGCTGGTCTGAGGGGCGGTCATGGCTGGTCCTTCGTGGTCGAGGGTCAGAGGGTGCTCTGACGGGAAATGGGGGTGGGGCCGCTTGTCGCGGCCCCACCGTCGGTCTCACTCTGTATTCGTCGCCGCTCCCCGGGGGGATGGCGCGTCAGGCCAGCGAGATCAGCGCCAGCGGGGCCGTGGTCGGCTGGGGGGACCCGCCGTCGGGCTCCTCGGTGATCCCCACCGCGGACGCGCCGTTGGCGTTGCCGTCGAGCACCGTGACCTGGTTGGCCTGGTCGGACATCAGGCCCGCGCTGTAGAAGGCTCCACCGCGCTGGAACCACAGCTGGTAGTCCTTGCCGCCCGGGGCGGCGGGCATGTTCTTCGTGACGATGACCGCCCGACCCTGCGTGGCCGAGGTCACGACCTCGGCCGACGCTCCCCCGAAGAACTTCGAGGTGTGGTGGGTGGCTGCCGGGTCGTCGAGGACCTTGGAGGCCACCACCTGCAGGCCCCGGTTGCCGGAGCTCCACGGCTGGGTGATGGCTGCCGTGGCGCCGCCACCGACCAGGATCACGGCCGCGGCGACAGACAGCCAGCGGGGGGCGCCTCGACGCTGCTCACGACGGGCCCGTCGCTGCTCGAGCGGCGTGGCCTCGGCGCGCACCTCGGCCCGGGTGAGCACCTCGACCGTCGGCGCGGACCGCACCGGGACGGCCGGCGGCAGGGGCCGGACGGCGGCGATGTCCTTGAGCACCCGGTCCCGCAGCTGAGGCGGGGGCATCAGGTCGGCCAGGTGCGAGAGCTCGCTGGCCGCCGCCTGCAGGCTGGCGACCTCGTCGCGGCAGTCGTCGCAGGTCTCGAGGTGGTGCTCGAAGCGGGCCCGCTCGAGGTCGTCGACGGCGTCGACGGCATACGCACCGGTGAGGGCGTGCAGGTCGTCGTACCGGTAGGGCTCGGTGGACGCGGCGTGGTGTGTGGGATGGCTGGGCTTCAGCTGGTCGTTCATGAGGGGATCCCCAGGTTGTCTCGCAGGCGTATGAGGCCGTCGCGGATGCGGGTCTTGGCGGTGCCGAGTGGTAGGCCGAGCATGGCAGCCACCTCGCTGTGGGTGTAGCCGCCGAAGTAGGCGAGCTCGAGGGCGCCGCGCTGGGCGGCGGTCAAGGAGTCGAGGGCACGTCGTACGCGTTCTGCGTCGAGGG
Proteins encoded in this region:
- a CDS encoding class I SAM-dependent methyltransferase is translated as MSVTDTQAPAAPSTTRAATADGVAGILARALAPIAGGELPVHLTAWDGSTAGPDDAPHVVLRSPDALRRLIWHPGELGAAQAYVTGEIDVEGDLGAALTHVWDVSAQRGLTGIRPTPGLIASVVRTAREVGALGTPPAAPGSQAKITGRLHSALRDRQAIHHHYDLSNDFYSLILDPHMAYSSAYWTSDDAAYGVEDAQRDKLDLVCRKIGLEPGMRFLDVGCGWGSLSLYAAEHFGAQVTGVTIAKEQKAFIDNRIRERGLEDRVQIRLQDYRDVHDGGFGAVASLEMGEHVGEKNYATYVEVLRRNVVDGGRVLVQQMSRRGRHSGGGPFIESFIAPDMTMRPVGETVDLIERGGLEVRDVHMMREHYVRTIAAWHETFEANWDEAVGMVGEEVARVWRLYLVGSMMAFRDGRMGVDQILAVRNDSRGHNDLAWVRPASWSR
- a CDS encoding class I SAM-dependent methyltransferase; its protein translation is MTTVVPVLTIPSIDPAAWPDLLTPPSPLKRRVHARIAAQLFTRIAARFPIRVELPDGSTFGGAGHDATAPTMQLLHPQRFYGRVGAGGLIGFGESYMAGDWESPDLGGFLAVLAEEMGSLVPVPLQRLRAFYVAHQPHAEKNSEANTRSNISRHYDLSNDLFETFLDSTMTYSSALFDSPRYAVRPEGTEHAVVADRPEVMPVWSDLAAAQQRKIDRLLDLAGVREGSRVLEIGTGWGELCMRAAARGATVRSVTLSSEQQALATTRVTEAGYADRVQIDLLDYRAVDGEYDAIVSVEMIEAVGHEYWQTYFETIDRLLAPGGKVAIQAITMPHDRMLATTTTYTWIHKYIFPGGFLPSTTAIVDLTRDHTTLRVTDRLTLGQHYAHSLRLWDEKFQEHAERVAGLGFDDVFRRMWHFYLEYSRGGFLSGYLDVQQILLERPTSSDDPTA
- a CDS encoding DUF1365 domain-containing protein, translated to MSTASPVRQASPPRAGGPATPRLYATTVRHIRREPVKHDFTLRSYTWLVDLDALPDLGRLARLASFEAGDHLDRDAPGTLRQKVDAFLDVNGVDLHGGRVVMLAQARVGGYVFNPISLYWCHRLDGGLECVVVEVQNTYGDRHAYLVRTDDHGRARADKALYVSPFNDVDGHYDLVLPEPGESLRTSVVLQREGRPPFVAVMSGRAHDVTTARLLHISLTRPLEPLVVMAKIKAHGIVLWLRRLPVRPRPSHRQEAVQ
- a CDS encoding FAD-dependent oxidoreductase; the encoded protein is MTAPQTSPRRVAVIGSGVAGLVAAHVLSREAHVVLLEAAGRLGGHADTHEVDLGDRVVQVDTGFIVHNDRTYPTLLRLFAELGVATQDSDMSMSIRNDEARLEYAGARKARGLFPHRRNLANPSYLRMLLEVKKFHREATRVLARPESASGSDETLGAFADRVGFTGYFRTNFLEPVVAAVWSCDPAVSLQYPARYLFSFLDHHGMLTVFGSPTWRTVVGGSARYVEKVAAGIDEIRLSSPVTSVRETPDGVVLETATGELTVDAVVIATHPSAALGMLADPTAGQRAVLTAMPYSANVAQLHTDESVLPRSLAARASWNYWRRPAGTESGRVLVSYDMTRLQRLDETGPMVTDRRFIVTLGGEDLVDPATVIDTMHYEHPIYTPESIAAQRLLPTINTARIAFAGAYHGWGFHEDGALSGLRAAEHLGGSWDRPRTRVPQPELAPA
- a CDS encoding anti-sigma factor; amino-acid sequence: MNDQLKPSHPTHHAASTEPYRYDDLHALTGAYAVDAVDDLERARFEHHLETCDDCRDEVASLQAAASELSHLADLMPPPQLRDRVLKDIAAVRPLPPAVPVRSAPTVEVLTRAEVRAEATPLEQRRARREQRRGAPRWLSVAAAVILVGGGATAAITQPWSSGNRGLQVVASKVLDDPAATHHTSKFFGGASAEVVTSATQGRAVIVTKNMPAAPGGKDYQLWFQRGGAFYSAGLMSDQANQVTVLDGNANGASAVGITEEPDGGSPQPTTAPLALISLA